Sequence from the Actinocatenispora sera genome:
AGCTGATGCGGGATCGACTGAGGTCGGATTCGCGGTGGACCGTCTACCTGTTCTGGCTTCTGGTGGTGGCGGTCGGGTTGTGTTTCGCGACGGGCAGCCGCGGTGCTGTCGTCGCCGGGGTGGCCGTGCTGCTCGTGCTCGTCCTGCTGGTGCAGTCGATGCTGTTCCCGGTGCGCCGAGCCCTCAGGCGGCTGCCGTCGTACGCGTCGGACCCGCGCCGGATCGTCTGCGACGCGGACGGGCTGACGGTCGAGTCCGACATCTTCTGCGGCCGTTACGGCTGGGGCGCCTTCACCCGGGCCCGG
This genomic interval carries:
- a CDS encoding YcxB family protein, whose translation is MRVEFTARRDEQYWRQLMRDRLRSDSRWTVYLFWLLVVAVGLCFATGSRGAVVAGVAVLLVLVLLVQSMLFPVRRALRRLPSYASDPRRIVCDADGLTVESDIFCGRYGWGAFTRARQKPYAYLLFVGSQQYVDLPRAGLTGDQDEQLRELLTERGLLTYGPSTS